The genomic stretch CGCAGATTGGACCTCGCTCCGAACTACTCGGTGAAGCCAAGGAAATGGTCTATTTCTTTGGGTCGATGCTGGCAGTAGAAGACGCACTCAGTAACTGGCTTGGTGAAGCGCTTGATGACGAGCCTGGAGCGATTTCCGTTCTCGCCGTTGATCGCTCCGGTTTACACCTCGTCTCAGATGCGGGGTACGAGCTTGCTTGCCTTCACCTTGTCCCACCGGAGAACATTTCTCTCGCTTTTCAGGATGACGTGCCGGTGGATGAAAAGAATGGCCCGGTGACCGAGGGCACCTCATGAGCAAACTGACCCCTAAGTTCGTCAAGGATGTCGACCAGCCCGGCTCCTACCAGGACGGCCGAGGGTTGATTCTTCGTGTGTCAGCTACCCTGCGAAAAAGTTGGGTCTTTCGCTATATGCTGGCGAAGCAGCGGCACGATCTGGCCCTGGGTACATTCCCTGCCTTGAGCCTCAGAGACGCACGGCTGGAGGCTGACAAGTACCGGCTCGATATCGCCCGTGGCGTCGATCCAGCCGCTGAGCGTGCGAAGGCCAAAGCCGCCAAAGCCTCACGAACTACAACGAGCCACACGTTTCGGTCTTCGGCGGAAAGGTACATACGCACGCATTCGTCGAGTTGGTCTAAGAAGCATCACCAGCAATGGCAGAATTCACTCACGAAGCATGTCTACCCTGTCATAGGCGGATTTCGGATAGCCGAGGTCGACACGGACGATATCCTGGATGTGCTGACGCCGATCTGGAGCAAGATCCCCGTCACGGCGAACCGCGTCCGGAATCGCATAGAGCTCGTGCTCGATGCAGCGAAGGCACTGAAGCTTCGGCAAGGTGAAAACCCCGCACGGTGGCGTGGTCATCTCGACAAGCTCTTGCCCAAGCAATCGCATACGGTAGTCCCCTTCCCGTCTCCGACACCTTTACGCACTGCCGAGCTGTTGGCCAGGCTCGATTCCCTGGATGG from Pseudomonas poae encodes the following:
- a CDS encoding site-specific integrase produces the protein MSKLTPKFVKDVDQPGSYQDGRGLILRVSATLRKSWVFRYMLAKQRHDLALGTFPALSLRDARLEADKYRLDIARGVDPAAERAKAKAAKASRTTTSHTFRSSAERYIRTHSSSWSKKHHQQWQNSLTKHVYPVIGGFRIAEVDTDDILDVLTPIWSKIPVTANRVRNRIELVLDAAKALKLRQGENPARWRGHLDKLLPKQSHTVVPFPSPTPLRTAELLARLDSLDGAAARAVEFAILTATRNQEVSGAQWPEIDWEEKIWYIPAERMKAGKAHRVPLTEQMLEVLRQQVGKHDKWIFLNSWRTGPIPGNAMARVLDQLQVDGVVPHGFRSTFRTWAAEETDHQREVCEMALAHTLNSKVEAAYNRGDLLDKRRALMKDWGTFLSPTLPR